GTGATATGGAAAATAACTCTAAACTTGGTTTAAATTTAGTTAATTCCCTTATAAAACAATTGGATGGCACAATTGAGGTTTTAGAAGGTCAAGGTACTGCATATAAAATAACATTTCATGAGTTGGAATACCCGAAAAGGATATGAAATTAGGGTTTTTCCTCTTTAAGGAAATCCATGAGAATTTTTTTATTGGTCTGGGCATTGATATCATCAGGATCTATTTTAAGTGCTTCTTCAAAGCATTTCAGTGCTTCTTCATGTTTACCAAGATTCCCCAGAGCCGCACCCTTATTGGTCAGGGCAACTGTATTTTTAGGGTCTAATTGAAGGGCTTCCTGGAAACATTCCACAGCATCGTTAAACATTTGAAGTTCGTAATAAACCGTGCCCTTGTTAATCCAGGGATTGAGATTGTCAGGTTCAATTGATATGCCTTTATCAAAGGCTTTCAGTGATTCTTCATGTTGTCCCATGGCCTTTAAAACATTACCTTTATTATTCCATGCCTCTAAAAACTTAGGATCCTCGTCTAAGGCATGTTCATAACGTTTAAGAGCCTCTTCAAACTGGCCGTTGTTAAAAAATAATATTCCTTCATTATTCCATTGACCTGCTTTTTTATTCTGAGAAGACATATTTTTTACCTCTTAATCTGTCAATTAAATCTTTTAATTAAATATAGTAGATTAACTTTAATAGATTCTGATGACGATTTTTTTAAAAATTTGATAAGAAACATTATAATCGGAGTTTGCCTGTGTCTTTAATTGAAATTTGATGAGTAATCTTTAATTTTAATGGAATTAATCAACGTATTCATAGCAGGTTCCACCATTTTTTCATAATAATTTTCAGAGACTTCCTTTGAACTTATGATGTAGGTCTGATTATATTTGGAAAATGTAACCAGTGAATAAACGTATATGGGGCCAGTAAAGAGCGTATCGCTACTACCAGTATTTATATAAACCAATCTAATTCCTTCTTCACCATCAACAGTCACAGGTTCATTTTTTAGTACCTTAAACCGAGGATATTTTGAGGGGTAATTGTTAACGTATCCATTTACCACTTCTTGAGGTGAAACTTCCGTAGAAGTTATGGCAATTATGGTTGTATTATTATGTACAGGTTGGAGGCCGGTCAAGGTGTCTGACTGAGTTGTATCAACCACAGTCCAGTTTTCAGGGATCGTGAATTTGAGCATGCTGTTTTCAAATTCATCCTCAATTAAAGAGTAACCCACAGCAACCACTATGCAGGTTACGATAAGCCCTACAATGATTTTATCGTTTAAATTTATCTTATAACCCCCAAAATAAAACTCCTAACCACGGTCTTTAACCTTTTTCAACATATTTAGAGCAGAATGGTAAGCTTGTTCAGTTATCTTCCCATCATCAAATGATGCTTTCAGTTCAAAAGTGATGTTTTCTACAGTTATCCTATTCCCTTTATTACGCAGATGAGCATAGGCCATGAGCAGTATAGGGTCTTCCTGAGCCAGTTCATAAATAGAAACCGGAGGGTTAATTTCAGGTTCAGTTGTAACATTGGCATATATAATCTGTAAATTAACAGTTTTAGCATCAGGATTATCTGGTTGTAATGCTTTTACAGTCACACCGTTAACATATTTATTAACTGTCTGGCGAAATCTGCTGAAATTCACAGAATACTTCTCATGCCAGTTTAATGGGGTTTTATTCACCACGTGATTCAAACTATCTATTAAATTGTAAAACACATCTCCATTTTTACCATAGACATTATCTGTTTCAGGATAGTAGGGAGTGGTGAATTCACAGACCCATTTTGTCAGATTTTTAGTATCAGTTATAATTATATAAAACTCAGCAACCTCCCTTTTACCCATAGGCATAGTTTTGAATTCTCCAACCACTATTTCACCAGTAATTTCATCACCAGGCGAAAGTTCGGTTAAATATTTCGTTTCATAATCATTCATATCTTTTTTGTCGATTAAACCAAAATCTAACATATTTAAACCCCATTATACTATGGATTCAGTTAATTAAATATCTTTTCAAATCAATAATTATAATTATAAGTTAATTTTCATCTATGTGTATAGCACGGATAAATCATTACTTTAAATATTAAGTCATTCTGGCTGGTTTATGCCTATCACCCATTAAATTTTTTGAGTAATGATAACTTTTGATATAAGCTGGATAACATAAGGATGGGTTGGTATATGGCCAATGTGAAAATTCTCCTGGTAGAAGCTAGAAACATAGATGCCATGAATATTAAGGAAACATTGGAATCCTTTAATTATGAAGTTCCATACGTTGCATCCAGTGGCATTGAAGCTATAAAAGAAGTACTAAAAATCATGCCAGATCTTATTTTAATGGACATTTTTCTTGAAGGGGAAATGAATGGGATCGACATGGCTTTTAAAATTAAAGAGCTAGGCATACCGTTCATATATCTAACAGCACATGCTGAGGCAGCAACGACTGAAAAGGCAATGGAAACAGAACCATATGGCTACATAATAAAACCATTCAACAAAAATAAACTCAAATTCACCATTGAACATGCACTTTTACGGAAAAAAATGGAAGTTGAAACTTCCAAACAGATTTCACTGACCAGGGCTATAAACCGGGTGCTGAAAGAATCATTAGTTAGCAAATCACCTGATGATGTTGCCCGCGTATGTCTGGAAGTATTGGAGAAGTTAACAGATAGTAAGTTAGGTTTTATCGGTGAAGTGAATTCTGCAGGACGTTTTGACATCATTAAGATCAGTGATCCTGGTTGGGCTGCAAGTGCAATACCTAAATCAAAGGCGTTAAAGTTAATTAAGAATATAGAAATTTGTGGCTACTGGACCAGGGCCATTAGGACTGGGAAATCCGTGATAGTGAATGATCCAGCTTCAGATCCTGAACATTTAGGTGAACCTGATGGACACCCCACCATCACCTCTTTCATGGGTGTGCCCTTAAAACAGGATGATGAAATGGTGGGGATGATTGCGTTAGCCAATAAAAAATCTCCATACAATCAGGATGATCTTCATGCAGTTGAAACCATTTCTGTAGCATTTTTAG
This Methanobacterium petrolearium DNA region includes the following protein-coding sequences:
- a CDS encoding PsbP-related protein — encoded protein: MGYSLIEDEFENSMLKFTIPENWTVVDTTQSDTLTGLQPVHNNTTIIAITSTEVSPQEVVNGYVNNYPSKYPRFKVLKNEPVTVDGEEGIRLVYINTGSSDTLFTGPIYVYSLVTFSKYNQTYIISSKEVSENYYEKMVEPAMNTLINSIKIKDYSSNFN
- a CDS encoding tetratricopeptide repeat protein; protein product: MSSQNKKAGQWNNEGILFFNNGQFEEALKRYEHALDEDPKFLEAWNNKGNVLKAMGQHEESLKAFDKGISIEPDNLNPWINKGTVYYELQMFNDAVECFQEALQLDPKNTVALTNKGAALGNLGKHEEALKCFEEALKIDPDDINAQTNKKILMDFLKEEKP